A region from the Vicia villosa cultivar HV-30 ecotype Madison, WI linkage group LG3, Vvil1.0, whole genome shotgun sequence genome encodes:
- the LOC131656132 gene encoding uncharacterized protein LOC131656132 has protein sequence MTNNGDTNELTQGSEMYSPITNQAWGALLNLMGFFYQFFSQIIGSFAHFPLLSFSSYKSFKSLPNLDHDSDLQIASDADHRPLKKLTVVLDLDETLICSYETSSLPDTLKTQATQAGLNWFELECVCANKEVDGKPKINYITVFERPGLKEFLKQLSEFADLVLFTAGLEGYARPLVDRIDTENRFSLRLYRPSTVNTENREHVKDLTCISKDLSHIVIVDNNPFSFLLQPDNGIPCVPFSAGQPHDTQLIDVILPLLKHLSDQKDVRHVLHDAFGMPEWFQQHGFPVPS, from the exons ATGACGAATAATGGTGATACGAACGAGTTGACTCAGGGAAGCGAGATGTACTCGCCGATAACAAATCAAGCATGGGGTGCACTGTTGAATTTGATGGGTTTTTTTTACCAGTTTTTTTCTCAGATTATTGGATCCTTCGCGCATTTTCCTttactctctttttcttcttataAATCATTCAAATCTCTGCCCAATCTTGATCATGATTCCGATCTTCAAATCGCCTCCGACGCGGATCACCGCCCGCTCAAAAAGCTCACG GTAGTGCTTGACTTGGATGAAACACTGATATGTTCATATGAGACATCAAGTTTGCCAGATACGCTAAAAACTCAAGCAACTCAAGCTGGTTTAAATTGGTTTGAACTCGAATGTGTATGCGCTAACAAG GAAGTAGATGGAAAACcaaaaatcaattatatcaccGTCTTTGAACGCCCCGGGTTGAAAGAATTTCTAAAGCAACTAAGCGAATTTGCTGACCTGGTTCTGTTTACTGCTGGTCTTGAAG GTTATGCTAGGCCACTTGTTGACAGAATAGACACAGAAAATCGGTTTAGTCTACGACTTTATCGACCCTCAACTGTCAACAC TGAAAATCGGGAACATGTAAAAGATCTTACGTGCATATCAAAGGATCTAAGTCACATTGTTATTGTAGACAACAATCCTTTCAGCTTTTTATTGCAGCCAGACAATGGAATTCCATGCGTGCCATTTTCTGCAGGGCAACCACATGATACACAG CTTATAGATGTGATTCTTCCGCTTCTCAAACACCTATCTGACCAGAAAGATGTTAGACATGTGCTCCATGATGCGTTCGGTATGCCTGAATGGTTCCAACAACATGGTTTTCCAGTTCCAAGTTAA